GAGGCCGCCCGGCGCGAGCTTCAGGAGGAGGTGGGGCTCGACGGCGACATGACCCTGCTCACCCGCTTCTACTCCAGCCCCGGCTTCTGCGACGAGGAGCTGTACGTGCTCCGGGCCCGCAACCTGCGCGAGAGCAAGCTTCCCCACGACGAGGACGAGGAGCTGGAGCCGGTGTGGATGCGGCCCCAAGAGGTGCTCGACAGCCTGCGGGACGGCACGGTCAAAGGGAGTGCCAGCACGGTCACGGCGGCTCTCTTCGCGGTGCAGCTCCTTGGGCGGCAAGGCGGGTGAAGACCTACGTCTCGCCCAATCAACGCCCCGACACGGAGACGGTGGTGGCCGTCGGCTCCTTCGACGGGGTGCACCTGGGCCACCAGGCGCTCATCGCCCAGCTCAAGGCGCGGGCGCGCGAACACCGGGTCCCCAGCGTCGTCTACACCTTCGACCCCCCCACCCGCGTGCTGACCCAGGGGGTCGAGTTCCTGTCCACCCTCCCCGAGAAACTCGACCTCCTCGCCCGCTACGGGGTGGACGAGACGGTCGCCGTGCCCTTCACCGCCGAGTTCGCGGCCCGGCCCAAGGAAGCCTTTCTGGACGACCTGCGCACCCTGCGGCCCCGCTCCATCGTGGTGGGCGAGGACTTCCACTTCGGGCGGGGGCGGGCGGGCGGGGTGGCGGACCTGCGCGGGGTGACGCGCGAGGTCGTGGCGCTGCCCATGCACCAGCTCGGCGGCGACGACATCAAGAGCACCCGCATCCGCGAACTCCTGAAAGAGGGCGACGTGGAGGGGGTCCAGCGTCTCCTCGGGCGCCACTACGACGCGCAGGGGGTGGTCGTGCAGGGCGACAGGCTCGGGCGCACCATCGGCTGGCCCACCGCCAACATCCGCGTTCCCGAGGGCAAGGCGCTCCCGCTGGGCGTCTTCGCGGTCGTGGCGATCACCGAACTCGGCCCGGGGCACCAGCGGCGGTATCACGGCATGGCGAACGTGGGCTTCCGCCCCACCGTGAACGGCACCGGGCGCCGCTTCGAGGTCCACCTCTTCGACTACGAGGGCGACCTGTACGGGGAGGAGGTGCAGGTCAAGTTCTTCACCCGGCTGCGCG
This region of Deinococcus aestuarii genomic DNA includes:
- a CDS encoding NUDIX hydrolase, producing MSDAATGNDTQVIYDGHIVRLEVQDGKWEIVRHADAVAILALNDAGEMLFVRQRRRAVDAFTLEAPAGLIDDGESPEEAARRELQEEVGLDGDMTLLTRFYSSPGFCDEELYVLRARNLRESKLPHDEDEELEPVWMRPQEVLDSLRDGTVKGSASTVTAALFAVQLLGRQGG
- the ribF gene encoding riboflavin biosynthesis protein RibF gives rise to the protein MKTYVSPNQRPDTETVVAVGSFDGVHLGHQALIAQLKARAREHRVPSVVYTFDPPTRVLTQGVEFLSTLPEKLDLLARYGVDETVAVPFTAEFAARPKEAFLDDLRTLRPRSIVVGEDFHFGRGRAGGVADLRGVTREVVALPMHQLGGDDIKSTRIRELLKEGDVEGVQRLLGRHYDAQGVVVQGDRLGRTIGWPTANIRVPEGKALPLGVFAVVAITELGPGHQRRYHGMANVGFRPTVNGTGRRFEVHLFDYEGDLYGEEVQVKFFTRLRGEQRFGSLDELKAQIARDAEGAREALRDVR